The stretch of DNA CTTGGGGTTGATATAGCGCATGATCACGCCGTCATAGGGCGAGCCGTCGGTGACCTTGGCGTAGCTCTGCAATGCCTCGTAGGTCTGGTCCCAGCGGAACTTGAGCAGCGGCGAATAGGGTTTGTCCCAGCGGTCCAGCTCGGGCATCAGCGCCGGGTGGCCATAGGTTGCCGGGCTGTCGTCCAGTGGCAGGCTGGTGGTCTGGTAGTCGTTCTCGTGGACGGTATAGAAATTGGCCTCGAGCGCGTTGGTCAGCGGGATGTCGAGACCGTCCTGCCACAGGCAGGTCGAGCCGTCTTCCTCGATGCCGTGCTCGTGCCAAGTCCCGTTCGGCGTCAGCACGAAGTCGCGCGCCCCGAGGCTCATCTTGTGGCCGTCGACAATCGTGTAGGCGCCGGTTCCCCTCCATGATGAAGCGCAGCGCGGAGGCCGCGTGCTTATGCGCGCCGGCCCGCTCGCCGGCCTTCATGGTCTGGATGCCCGAGAACAGCCAGCCGCAGGCGGCGCTGACGTCGCGGCGCTTGGGGTTGCGCAGGTAGACCACCCGGCGGCCCGCATCCTCGGGGCGGACCAGGTCGATGGCGCGCAGCACCTGCGGCCGGATCTCATCCCATTTCCAAAGCACCGGTGCCGAAGCCGGGGTCGGCTTCCCAGGGTTCGATGTCGTTGGCCACGGTCCAGAGCGCGCCGGTGTCGATCTTGGCCAGATCCTCGTAGAAGGCTTCCAGCTCCGGGTTGTCCTTGACCCGGGCGCGGCCCATCTGGTTGTCTCGTTCGTCAACAGTGGTCATGTCGTCCTCCAGGCTTTATCAGATCCGTTTGAAGTGTCGGCCGCCTGCGCGCCGGTCTCCGGCTCCGGTGCGTTGGCCGATGGACGCGGGGCAGCGGAAAGCGTCAGCGGCGCTTGCGGCGCATTGTTGAGATGCAGCGCGAAGACATCGAAGCGGTTGTAATGGCCGGTGATGTCATGCATCTGCTTGGGCTGGATGCAGCGCGCCAGGTCGATCTCGCCATAGACGATGCCTTCGGCGTCGATCAGCCCTTCGGTCACCTCCCGGCCGTCCGGGCCAATGATCCCCGAATAGGCGCCGGATTTGCGCTCCAGAAGGGTGCGCGCATCGGGGCGGATTTCCTCCATCGCAGTGATGATCTCCTCGGATACCGTCGAGGTGGAGATCACGGTGAACACCTTGCCCTCGAAACTGTGCGACATGCCACGCAGTTTGATCGCATCGGCCATGTCGTAATCGGGCGGCGCCACCGGCAGCGCGATGTAGCTGGCGGCATGCACCAGCTCGCCCTGCGCCAGCAGCGAGAACCGCGCCAGCGTATTGGTGTTCTCGCCGCAGGCCAGCCCGCCCAGCGGCCCGATCGCGGTGTCATGGACACGCAGGCTCGATCCGTCGCCGCCGGTCCAGGTCAGCTTTTCCGCCCAGGTCGGCACCAGCTTGCGGTGCTTGCCGAGGAT from Leisingera thetidis encodes:
- a CDS encoding carbon-nitrogen hydrolase family protein, yielding MNPDTFLGTFTAAAVQSSPVFLDAFATAQKAAGLIAEAAGNGAQLVVFPEVYIPGYPYWSWITDPVTGSAWFEKLVRASVFLPGPEIDIVCKAAASHGVHVVIGVNERSPVSLGTLYNTLVFIGPDGTILGKHRKLVPTWAEKLTWTGGDGSSLRVHDTAIGPLGGLACGENTNTLARFSLLAQGELVHAASYIALPVAPPDYDMADAIKLRGMSHSFEGKVFTVISTSTVSEEIITAMEEIRPDARTLLERKSGAYSGIIGPDGREVTEGLIDAEGIVYGEIDLARCIQPKQMHDITGHYNRFDVFALHLNNAPQAPLTLSAAPRPSANAPEPETGAQAADTSNGSDKAWRTT